From one Variovorax sp. PBL-H6 genomic stretch:
- a CDS encoding SDR family oxidoreductase, with amino-acid sequence MLQQPSTLKDCVAVVTGASRGAGRAIAQELGAAGATVYVTGRSTRGEPARSYGQLMGLSGLDTLPGSIDETAEEVTQMGGRGIAVRCDHTREEEVAALFARVEHEAGRIDLLVNNAWGGHETFNGVFDAPFWEHPLSNWDSMFDRGVRNHLLASRFAAPMMVRRGRGLIVTTTFRDRDRYLRGNLFYDLAKASMTRLAFGMAQELLPHGVASIAVSPGWMRTEFVLAGHQTDEAHWQERPALSRTESPRYLGRAVVALAGDAGVLDKSGRVYCVADLAHEYGFTDVDGRQVPAFELGEG; translated from the coding sequence ATGCTGCAACAGCCATCAACTCTCAAGGACTGCGTGGCCGTGGTGACCGGCGCGAGCCGCGGCGCCGGGCGCGCGATTGCCCAGGAGCTGGGCGCGGCCGGCGCGACCGTGTACGTGACTGGGCGCAGCACGCGCGGGGAGCCGGCCCGGAGCTACGGGCAGCTGATGGGACTGTCGGGCCTCGACACCCTCCCCGGCAGCATCGACGAGACGGCAGAGGAAGTCACCCAGATGGGCGGGCGAGGCATCGCGGTGCGCTGCGACCACACGCGCGAGGAGGAGGTCGCGGCGCTGTTCGCCCGCGTGGAGCACGAGGCCGGCCGCATCGATCTGCTGGTGAACAACGCCTGGGGCGGGCACGAGACCTTCAATGGCGTGTTCGACGCGCCGTTCTGGGAGCATCCGCTTTCCAACTGGGACTCGATGTTCGACCGCGGTGTGCGCAACCATCTGCTGGCCAGCCGCTTCGCAGCGCCCATGATGGTGCGCCGCGGGCGCGGGCTGATCGTCACGACCACCTTCCGGGATCGCGATCGTTACCTGCGCGGCAACCTGTTCTACGACCTGGCCAAGGCTTCGATGACGCGACTGGCCTTCGGAATGGCGCAGGAGCTGCTGCCCCACGGCGTCGCCTCCATCGCCGTGTCGCCCGGATGGATGCGCACGGAGTTCGTCCTGGCCGGGCACCAGACCGACGAGGCGCATTGGCAGGAGCGGCCGGCGCTGTCGCGGACGGAATCGCCGCGGTATCTGGGGCGGGCAGTAGTGGCGCTGGCGGGCGATGCCGGCGTGCTGGACAAGAGCGGCCGCGTGTACTGCGTCGCGGATC
- a CDS encoding helix-turn-helix domain-containing protein, which produces MSERLFLRLDDDPVQGPEADAPAGTLQAAPVSTALRLHISHILLCSERVAAGHEVLERVLPDGAVRLIFNLGEVCSPSAVVVGASTAPALVRLRGRIDGVSLTLRPGRAAGLLGLPAGELAGTTVHLETLWGGEGTRLLERMARTPDDAARMAMLHAALQRRLCEADGNARSQRAATHAARLIAASGGGRPLREVAETVGVGERRLQQLFHAHVGLPPRAWSRLARLHGCLRALRRQTNPDWAQMAIDHGYYDQSHLANEFRALCGLTPTEFLGRAVSGSSKTPD; this is translated from the coding sequence ATGAGCGAACGCCTCTTCCTCCGCCTCGACGACGACCCGGTGCAAGGGCCGGAGGCGGATGCACCCGCGGGCACGCTGCAGGCCGCGCCGGTGAGCACGGCGCTGCGCTTGCATATCTCGCACATCCTGCTGTGCAGCGAGCGCGTGGCGGCAGGGCATGAGGTGCTCGAACGCGTGCTGCCCGACGGGGCGGTGCGGCTGATCTTCAACCTCGGCGAGGTCTGCAGTCCTTCCGCGGTCGTGGTCGGCGCTTCGACGGCCCCGGCACTGGTGCGGCTGCGCGGCCGGATCGATGGCGTGTCGCTCACCTTGCGGCCCGGCAGGGCGGCCGGCCTGCTCGGGCTTCCCGCAGGCGAGTTGGCGGGAACGACCGTTCACCTGGAAACGCTGTGGGGAGGCGAAGGCACCCGGTTGCTGGAGCGAATGGCCCGGACGCCGGACGACGCCGCACGCATGGCGATGCTGCATGCTGCCTTGCAGCGCCGGCTGTGCGAGGCGGACGGCAACGCTAGGTCGCAGCGAGCCGCCACGCATGCGGCGCGGCTCATCGCCGCCTCGGGCGGAGGGCGGCCGCTGCGCGAGGTGGCGGAGACCGTCGGCGTCGGGGAACGGCGTCTGCAGCAGCTGTTCCATGCCCACGTCGGCCTGCCGCCGCGTGCGTGGAGCAGGCTGGCGCGGCTGCACGGCTGCCTGCGCGCACTGCGTCGGCAGACGAATCCCGACTGGGCCCAGATGGCGATCGACCACGGCTACTACGACCAGTCGCACCTGGCCAACGAGTTCCGCGCGCTCTGCGGGCTGACGCCGACCGAGTTCCTGGGACGCGCCGTTTCGGGTTCTTCCAAGACACCGGATTGA
- a CDS encoding membrane-bound PQQ-dependent dehydrogenase, glucose/quinate/shikimate family, which produces MDIPERAHGTGVTGLLLIIIGLVLAAAGIWLAALGGSWYYIGAALAFAATGLLLWRRSASALWVYGIFFIATLLWSVWEVGIDWWPLAARLGVPFLVGALLLTPWITRPLSGAARRVPSAEPERRRIRRHEASPWRGGGMLLSLGLLAFAGVAAWSWMHDPHTVKGALPPARAATAGGDSVPPGEWQAYGRTGMGQRYSPLTQITPANAGQLQLAWEFRTGDVRGQPGDPEETTFEVTPLKIGNRLFLCTPHQSVVALDATTGAQIWRRDLHVEKGLALQHLTCRGLSYQPPAEAVAGTGPGGCASKLFMPTADGRLVALNPENGESCSSFGKGQGQIDLWANMPNHRPGAYYSTSPVVVTKKLLIVGGTVLDNVSTHEQSGVIRAFDIETGALVWNWDSANPDATAPIAAGQTYTPNSPNSWSISSVDEALGLVYVPMGNHTPDVWGGDRSEAVERYSSSVVALELATGRVRWAYQTVHHDLWDYDVPSQPSLVDLRIGGQTVPALVQPTKQGELFVLDRRTGAPLHPVSEVPAPGGAAKGDHTAPSQPKTQLSFDPPKLSGSDMWGATMFDQLYCRIAFQRLRYEGRFTPPSTQGTLVYPGNFGVFNWGSVAVDPVRQVAFTTPAYLAFVSKLVARPDDTSLMVQGKERPKNALPSLNENFGAPFAVKLSAFTSPLGIPCHAPPWGYVAGIDLASGQIAWKHRNGTVRDLAPVPLPFKMGVPNLGGPIMTAGGVAFLSGTLDYYVRAYDVSDGRELWRSRLPAGGQATPMTYTGADGRQFLLVAAGGHGSTGTKAGDYVLAYALPKP; this is translated from the coding sequence ATGGATATTCCGGAACGGGCACACGGGACAGGCGTGACGGGCCTGCTGCTGATCATCATCGGCCTGGTGTTGGCCGCCGCGGGGATCTGGCTCGCGGCGCTGGGAGGCAGCTGGTACTACATCGGGGCGGCGCTGGCCTTCGCGGCCACGGGCCTGCTGCTGTGGCGCCGCTCTGCGTCGGCGCTGTGGGTGTATGGGATCTTCTTCATCGCCACGCTGCTCTGGAGCGTGTGGGAAGTGGGCATCGACTGGTGGCCACTCGCGGCCCGGCTCGGCGTGCCCTTCCTTGTCGGTGCGCTGCTGCTGACCCCCTGGATCACGCGTCCACTCTCGGGGGCTGCCAGGCGCGTTCCGAGCGCCGAGCCCGAACGGCGGCGCATCCGTCGCCACGAGGCGTCGCCCTGGCGCGGCGGCGGGATGCTGCTTTCGCTCGGCCTGCTCGCCTTCGCAGGCGTCGCGGCGTGGTCCTGGATGCATGACCCACACACCGTGAAAGGCGCGCTTCCGCCAGCACGGGCAGCGACTGCCGGCGGCGACAGCGTGCCGCCGGGCGAGTGGCAGGCCTATGGACGGACCGGCATGGGGCAGCGCTATTCGCCTCTGACGCAGATCACGCCTGCCAACGCAGGTCAGCTCCAACTGGCCTGGGAGTTCCGCACCGGCGACGTGCGCGGCCAGCCGGGGGACCCGGAAGAGACGACGTTCGAGGTCACGCCGCTGAAGATCGGCAACCGCCTCTTCCTGTGCACGCCGCATCAGTCGGTGGTGGCGCTCGATGCCACTACGGGCGCGCAGATCTGGCGTCGCGACCTGCACGTCGAGAAGGGGCTGGCGCTGCAGCATCTCACCTGCCGCGGCCTGTCGTACCAGCCGCCGGCCGAAGCCGTTGCAGGCACGGGGCCGGGCGGGTGCGCTTCCAAGCTCTTCATGCCGACAGCCGATGGCCGCCTGGTGGCGCTCAATCCGGAGAACGGCGAATCCTGCTCGAGTTTCGGCAAGGGCCAGGGCCAGATCGACCTGTGGGCCAACATGCCCAACCACCGCCCGGGCGCCTACTACTCGACCTCGCCGGTGGTGGTGACGAAGAAGCTGCTGATCGTCGGCGGCACGGTGCTGGACAACGTCTCCACGCATGAACAGTCGGGCGTGATCCGCGCCTTCGACATCGAAACGGGCGCGCTGGTGTGGAACTGGGATTCAGCCAATCCAGATGCGACCGCGCCGATCGCGGCAGGCCAGACCTACACGCCCAACTCGCCGAACAGCTGGTCGATCTCGAGCGTGGACGAGGCGCTGGGCCTGGTTTACGTGCCGATGGGCAACCACACGCCCGACGTGTGGGGTGGCGACCGCAGCGAGGCGGTGGAGCGCTACTCCTCTTCGGTCGTCGCTCTCGAGCTCGCCACCGGACGGGTGCGCTGGGCGTACCAGACCGTGCATCACGATCTCTGGGACTACGACGTGCCCTCGCAGCCTTCGCTGGTCGACCTGCGCATCGGCGGCCAGACGGTGCCGGCGCTGGTGCAGCCGACCAAGCAAGGCGAGCTCTTCGTGCTGGACCGCCGCACCGGCGCGCCGCTGCACCCGGTGTCAGAGGTGCCGGCGCCCGGCGGCGCGGCAAAGGGCGACCACACGGCGCCGTCGCAGCCGAAGACGCAGCTGTCCTTCGACCCGCCGAAGCTGTCGGGCAGCGACATGTGGGGCGCGACCATGTTCGACCAGCTTTACTGCCGCATCGCCTTCCAGCGCCTTCGCTACGAAGGCCGCTTCACTCCGCCATCCACGCAGGGCACGCTCGTCTACCCGGGCAACTTCGGCGTCTTCAACTGGGGCAGCGTGGCCGTGGACCCGGTCCGGCAGGTCGCCTTCACGACGCCGGCTTACCTGGCCTTCGTGTCGAAGCTGGTGGCGCGGCCCGACGATACGTCGCTGATGGTCCAGGGCAAGGAGCGCCCCAAGAACGCGCTGCCCTCGCTCAACGAAAACTTCGGTGCCCCATTTGCGGTCAAGCTCAGCGCCTTCACCTCGCCGCTCGGCATACCCTGCCACGCGCCGCCGTGGGGCTACGTGGCCGGGATCGACCTGGCGTCGGGGCAGATCGCCTGGAAGCATCGCAACGGTACGGTGCGCGACCTGGCGCCGGTGCCGCTGCCTTTCAAGATGGGCGTGCCGAATCTTGGCGGGCCGATCATGACGGCAGGTGGCGTGGCCTTTCTCTCAGGCACGCTGGACTACTACGTGCGCGCCTACGACGTGAGCGACGGCCGCGAACTGTGGCGAAGCCGGCTGCCCGCCGGCGGCCAGGCCACGCCGATGACCTACACCGGCGCAGACGGCCGGCAATTCCTGCTGGTGGCAGCGGGGGGCCACGGCTCGACCGGTACGAAGGCGGGTGACTACGTGCTGGCGTATGCCTTGCCGAAGCCCTGA
- the ydiK gene encoding AI-2E family transporter YdiK yields MSAPRPDLARTTFSVLTLALLIGSSLWILRPFLGATIWAAMVVVATWPAFLWIQARLWKRRSLAVLVMVVILLLLFVLPLTLAISTIVANTEEVVAWVRLLISQGAPTLPGWVERLPVVGARLTQAWNELVAAGVAGLEAKVTPYIRQVTAWLLAQAGVVGALTLQFLLTVVIAGMMYAGGESAADVVRRFGFKLGGQRGEDAVVLAGKAIRGVALGVGVTAFVQAVMGGIGLAIAGVPFAALLTAVMFMLCIVQVGPTLVLAPAVIWVFWSGSTGWGIFLLVWTVIVGTMDNFLRPILIRRGADLPLVLIFAGVIGGLLGFGLVGIFVGPVMLAVSYTLVHAWLHDAEPLAVDAARK; encoded by the coding sequence ATGTCCGCCCCCCGCCCCGACCTCGCCAGAACAACCTTCAGTGTCCTCACGCTCGCCTTGCTCATCGGCTCATCGCTGTGGATCCTGCGGCCCTTCCTGGGTGCCACCATCTGGGCCGCCATGGTCGTCGTCGCCACCTGGCCCGCCTTCCTCTGGATCCAGGCGCGGCTATGGAAGCGCCGCAGCCTTGCCGTGCTGGTGATGGTCGTGATCCTGCTGCTGCTGTTCGTGCTGCCGCTCACGCTGGCGATCTCGACCATCGTGGCCAATACGGAGGAAGTGGTCGCGTGGGTCCGACTGCTGATCAGCCAGGGCGCGCCCACGCTGCCTGGCTGGGTGGAGCGCCTGCCGGTGGTCGGGGCGCGGCTGACGCAGGCCTGGAACGAGCTGGTTGCGGCCGGCGTCGCAGGCCTGGAAGCCAAGGTCACGCCCTACATCCGGCAGGTCACCGCATGGCTGCTTGCGCAAGCCGGCGTGGTGGGGGCTCTCACGCTGCAGTTCCTGCTCACGGTGGTGATCGCCGGGATGATGTATGCGGGCGGCGAGTCGGCGGCGGATGTGGTGCGGCGCTTCGGCTTCAAGCTCGGCGGCCAGCGCGGGGAAGATGCGGTGGTGCTGGCCGGCAAGGCAATCCGCGGCGTGGCGCTGGGCGTGGGGGTCACGGCCTTCGTTCAGGCGGTGATGGGCGGCATCGGCCTGGCGATCGCGGGCGTGCCCTTCGCGGCGCTGCTCACGGCCGTGATGTTCATGCTGTGCATCGTGCAGGTCGGCCCGACGCTGGTGCTGGCGCCGGCGGTGATCTGGGTCTTCTGGAGCGGATCGACCGGCTGGGGCATCTTCCTTCTGGTGTGGACGGTGATCGTCGGCACGATGGACAACTTCCTGCGCCCGATACTGATCCGCCGCGGCGCCGACCTGCCGCTGGTGCTGATCTTCGCCGGGGTGATCGGCGGGCTGCTGGGCTTCGGCCTCGTCGGCATCTTCGTCGGGCCGGTGATGCTGGCCGTGTCGTACACGCTGGTCCACGCCTGGCTGCACGATGCCGAGCCGCTGGCGGTCGACGCCGCACGGAAGTAG
- a CDS encoding response regulator transcription factor, with protein sequence MRILLVEDDRVLADALSRALVQSAHAVDVVSTGEEADHALAPGTYDLAILDIGLPGLSGLDVLKRLRGRKSTMPVLMLTAFDTLADRVRGLDLGADDYLAKPFDLPELEARVRALLRRSTQSTPDLEHGQLRFDTVGRRVFHDKRPLDLSPRELALLELLLMRAGRVVSKEHMVNHLYGWGEEVGDNAIEVNVYRLRKKLEPLGCEIRTVRGMGYLIDSSDVGA encoded by the coding sequence ATGCGGATATTGCTCGTCGAGGATGACCGGGTGCTGGCGGATGCGCTCTCGCGCGCGCTGGTGCAGTCTGCGCATGCCGTCGACGTCGTCTCCACCGGCGAGGAAGCAGACCATGCGCTCGCCCCGGGCACCTACGACCTGGCCATCCTGGACATCGGCCTGCCTGGACTGAGCGGTCTCGACGTGCTGAAGCGGCTGCGGGGCCGCAAGTCCACCATGCCCGTGCTGATGCTCACGGCCTTCGACACGCTCGCAGACCGTGTTCGCGGCCTCGATCTGGGCGCCGACGATTACCTGGCCAAGCCCTTCGACCTCCCCGAGCTCGAAGCACGCGTGCGGGCGCTGCTGCGTCGCAGTACCCAGTCCACCCCCGATCTCGAACATGGCCAGCTGCGCTTCGACACCGTAGGCCGCCGCGTCTTCCACGACAAGCGGCCGTTGGACCTGTCGCCGCGCGAGCTCGCCTTGCTCGAACTGCTGCTCATGCGCGCGGGGCGTGTCGTGAGCAAGGAGCACATGGTCAACCATCTCTACGGCTGGGGCGAAGAGGTTGGCGACAACGCGATCGAGGTCAACGTCTACCGCTTGCGAAAGAAGCTGGAGCCGCTCGGTTGCGAGATCCGGACCGTGCGCGGCATGGGCTACCTCATCGACAGCAGCGATGTGGGTGCCTGA
- a CDS encoding sensor histidine kinase, protein MPEPRLQRKLLAWLLGPLAVLLVLDTGVAYWNSLRFSNLAYDRALHEIGREIALHVKLDGTRPRLELSEPAANILLLDQEDQLYYRVLGEDGADLGGDAQLPPRRIEKTAKPVFYGDAVRGEPVRMMVGWMPIGPDAGPPLVLVQVAETLNKRARFTWEMVANVVLPQLLLIVMATAVVWFGVSRGLEPLQRLRRAVSDRSHLDLSPIDTHDVPGEVRPLVDDVNELMARLGRTFDFQNRFVADAAHQLKTPVSGLKAQIELALRESDPQRVRHSLAQLYISADRLSRLVRQLLSLARNEPGALDSMQLQPLDLNAHALAVSMDWVPQAIRRNIDLGFEGADHPLMIDADGDRLRELVNNLIDNAIRYSQAGGRVTVQAGPAGIDQCRLAISDDGPRIPIQERVRIFHRFHRLLGTQEDGSGLGLAIVSEIATMHGARITLEEDADGVGNTFSVFFPLRDADRPGGAL, encoded by the coding sequence GTGCCTGAGCCTCGGCTGCAGCGCAAGCTGCTGGCCTGGCTGCTCGGGCCGCTCGCCGTGCTGCTGGTGCTCGATACCGGCGTGGCCTACTGGAATTCGCTGCGCTTCTCCAACCTGGCCTACGACCGAGCGCTGCACGAGATCGGACGCGAGATCGCGCTGCATGTGAAGCTCGACGGAACGCGGCCGCGGCTCGAGCTCTCGGAGCCCGCGGCCAACATCCTCCTGCTCGACCAGGAAGACCAGCTCTACTACCGCGTGCTCGGCGAGGACGGCGCCGACCTGGGCGGCGATGCGCAGTTGCCGCCGCGGCGCATCGAAAAGACCGCCAAGCCGGTCTTCTATGGCGACGCGGTGCGCGGCGAGCCCGTGCGAATGATGGTCGGGTGGATGCCGATCGGCCCGGACGCGGGGCCTCCGCTGGTCCTGGTGCAGGTGGCCGAAACGCTCAACAAGCGAGCGCGCTTCACCTGGGAGATGGTTGCCAACGTGGTGCTGCCGCAGCTGCTCTTGATCGTCATGGCGACTGCGGTGGTCTGGTTCGGCGTTTCGCGCGGGCTCGAGCCGCTGCAGCGCCTGCGCCGCGCCGTATCCGACCGTTCGCACCTGGACCTCAGTCCGATCGACACGCACGACGTGCCTGGAGAAGTGCGCCCGCTGGTGGACGACGTCAACGAGTTGATGGCACGCCTCGGTCGCACCTTCGACTTCCAGAACCGCTTTGTCGCAGACGCCGCGCACCAGCTGAAGACGCCGGTCAGCGGCCTGAAGGCGCAGATCGAGCTGGCCCTGCGCGAGAGCGATCCGCAACGCGTACGCCATTCGCTCGCGCAGCTCTATATCAGTGCCGACCGGCTGTCGAGGCTGGTGCGCCAGCTGCTTTCGCTGGCGCGCAACGAGCCCGGCGCGCTCGACTCCATGCAACTGCAGCCGCTGGACCTGAATGCCCACGCCCTGGCGGTGAGCATGGACTGGGTGCCGCAGGCCATCAGACGGAACATCGACCTGGGCTTCGAAGGTGCGGACCATCCGCTGATGATCGACGCCGACGGGGACCGCCTGCGCGAGCTGGTCAACAACCTCATCGACAACGCGATCCGCTACAGCCAGGCGGGCGGCCGGGTGACTGTGCAAGCCGGCCCGGCCGGAATCGACCAATGCCGCCTGGCCATCAGCGACGACGGTCCGCGAATTCCCATCCAGGAGCGCGTGCGCATCTTTCATCGCTTCCATCGCCTCCTCGGGACGCAGGAGGACGGCAGCGGCCTCGGTCTCGCCATCGTCAGCGAGATCGCCACGATGCATGGCGCGCGCATCACGCTGGAGGAAGACGCCGATGGCGTGGGAAACACCTTCAGCGTCTTCTTCCCCCTGCGCGATGCCGATCGGCCCGGCGGCGCCTTGTAA
- a CDS encoding TerC family protein produces MSFLSSPDFWIALSQIILINIVLSGDNAVVIAMASRSLPPAQQKKAILFGSVGAIVLRVVLTFFAVYLLTLPYLKLVGAALLVWIGIGLLREEEEEANLEGHSGLAAAIKTIVVADLVMSLDNVVGVAAAAKGNVPLLVFGLVISIPLIIFGSTLILKLMDRFPVIIVFGAALLGWVAGEMAMSDPSIAGWAANQHALHTVVPALGAMFVVAIGKWLSSRRAARAEAPQAAKASKRPAV; encoded by the coding sequence GTGTCGTTTTTGTCGAGTCCCGATTTCTGGATCGCCCTGTCGCAGATCATCCTCATCAACATCGTCCTGAGCGGCGACAACGCCGTCGTCATCGCGATGGCCTCCCGCTCGCTGCCGCCCGCCCAGCAAAAGAAGGCGATCCTGTTCGGGAGCGTGGGCGCCATCGTGCTGCGCGTCGTCCTGACCTTCTTTGCCGTCTATCTGCTCACGCTGCCGTACCTGAAGCTGGTCGGCGCGGCGCTGCTGGTCTGGATCGGCATCGGCCTGCTTCGCGAGGAGGAAGAGGAAGCGAACCTCGAAGGCCACTCCGGCCTGGCCGCGGCCATCAAGACCATCGTGGTGGCCGACCTCGTCATGAGCCTCGACAACGTCGTCGGCGTTGCCGCTGCGGCCAAGGGCAATGTCCCGCTGCTGGTCTTCGGTCTCGTGATCAGCATTCCCCTCATCATCTTCGGCAGCACCCTCATCCTCAAGCTGATGGACCGTTTCCCGGTCATCATCGTCTTCGGTGCTGCGCTGCTCGGCTGGGTCGCCGGCGAAATGGCGATGTCGGATCCTTCCATTGCCGGCTGGGCTGCCAACCAGCACGCGCTGCACACGGTGGTCCCAGCGCTCGGCGCCATGTTCGTGGTGGCGATCGGCAAGTGGCTGAGCAGCCGGCGCGCAGCCCGCGCCGAGGCGCCGCAAGCGGCCAAGGCGTCCAAGCGCCCCGCCGTCTGA
- a CDS encoding universal stress protein produces MTRILVPIDPEEPARTRSAIEQVVRMRRSDRVTVRLLRVQPRVSGHVAMLFNARELLELQLDAGAEDLQYAQSLLDLAGVPYASTVLVGRTAETIAMAARDYGCDRIVFGDDEPGVAGRIFGSLAQQVRQHLSASGDPHPQVIGS; encoded by the coding sequence ATGACGCGCATCCTGGTCCCCATCGATCCGGAGGAGCCGGCACGAACGCGCTCGGCCATCGAGCAGGTCGTGCGCATGCGTCGAAGCGACCGCGTGACCGTTCGCCTGCTGCGGGTGCAGCCCAGGGTCTCGGGCCATGTCGCGATGCTCTTCAATGCCCGCGAGCTGCTCGAGCTGCAGCTCGACGCAGGCGCCGAGGATCTGCAGTACGCGCAGAGCCTGCTCGACCTGGCTGGCGTGCCCTACGCCAGCACCGTGCTGGTGGGGCGCACTGCAGAGACCATTGCGATGGCCGCGCGCGACTATGGCTGCGACCGCATCGTCTTCGGCGACGATGAACCGGGCGTGGCTGGAAGAATCTTCGGCTCGCTGGCGCAGCAGGTGCGCCAGCACCTGAGCGCGAGCGGGGACCCGCATCCGCAGGTCATCGGCTCTTGA